One window of Nocardia sp. NBC_00508 genomic DNA carries:
- a CDS encoding TetR/AcrR family transcriptional regulator, with translation MTQGETEDPDHVVEMLWRARGTRPKPESRPGLSLDRIVHAGIELADVEGLTGLSMRKVAERLGFTTMSLYRHVPGRAQLVDLMCDAVAGETETDQAPPEGNHWRIRLEACARNAWELRRRHPWLAQVRGRRVPGPHTVARYEQMLDAVADTGLLPTEVIAVVGLVGRFVDSEALLLQESAEAERHSGISDEDWWASRDTLFEQLDDYPTLTRLWEEGGFGLPENPFEFGLARLLDGIELLIHQRYETSDNNEACVVCGTPVDRSASGRPRMYCSASCRQQAYRKRKARQG, from the coding sequence ATGACGCAAGGCGAAACCGAAGATCCCGACCATGTGGTGGAAATGCTGTGGCGCGCACGGGGCACGCGACCGAAACCGGAATCGAGGCCGGGGCTGAGCCTCGATCGGATCGTGCATGCGGGCATCGAGCTGGCCGATGTCGAGGGGCTGACCGGATTGTCGATGCGGAAGGTGGCCGAACGACTGGGCTTCACCACCATGTCGCTCTACAGGCACGTGCCCGGACGCGCACAGCTCGTCGACCTGATGTGCGATGCGGTGGCGGGCGAGACGGAGACCGATCAAGCCCCGCCCGAAGGGAATCACTGGCGGATACGACTGGAGGCGTGCGCGAGAAATGCCTGGGAGCTGCGTCGGCGCCATCCCTGGCTCGCGCAGGTGCGCGGCCGCCGCGTGCCCGGACCGCACACGGTCGCGCGTTATGAGCAGATGCTGGACGCGGTCGCCGATACCGGGCTGCTTCCTACCGAGGTGATCGCCGTGGTCGGCCTCGTCGGCCGGTTCGTCGACTCCGAAGCACTGCTACTCCAAGAGTCGGCCGAGGCCGAACGACACAGCGGAATCAGCGACGAGGACTGGTGGGCCAGCCGTGACACCCTGTTCGAGCAACTGGACGATTACCCCACGCTCACTCGTCTGTGGGAAGAGGGCGGTTTCGGCTTGCCGGAGAACCCTTTCGAGTTCGGCCTCGCACGGCTACTGGACGGCATCGAACTACTGATCCATCAGCGTTACGAAACTAGTGACAATAATGAGGCTTGCGTCGTGTGCGGCACACCGGTGGACCGCTCCGCCTCCGGACGACCACGGATGTACTGTTCAGCGTCTTGCCGCCAGCAGGCATATCGGAAACGCAAAGCCCGCCAAGGCTGA
- a CDS encoding GNAT family N-acetyltransferase has product MRCSLLRPDPAQRARLEEIHDNLEDHHVVGGDAERRAAVHRAGWSDFGSRLTTESYRNVMAAYPYREQTDLVVLAPDGEWVASALGWYDDVNKVGLVEPVSCAPAFRGCGLAKAVNIALLHTFRSLGATQSAILPRGDQAYPAPAHLYQSIGYQPGPRTLHYTRN; this is encoded by the coding sequence GTGAGGTGCTCGCTCCTTCGACCGGACCCCGCCCAGCGGGCGCGACTCGAAGAGATCCACGACAACCTCGAAGATCATCACGTCGTCGGCGGCGACGCCGAGCGGCGGGCGGCCGTGCACCGCGCTGGCTGGTCCGACTTCGGCTCCCGCCTCACCACAGAGAGCTACCGCAACGTCATGGCCGCCTACCCCTACCGGGAGCAGACCGACCTCGTTGTCCTCGCACCCGACGGCGAGTGGGTGGCCTCGGCACTGGGCTGGTACGACGATGTCAACAAGGTCGGTCTCGTCGAGCCGGTTTCCTGCGCTCCAGCGTTCAGAGGCTGCGGTCTGGCCAAAGCAGTCAACATCGCCCTCCTACACACATTCCGATCCCTCGGGGCGACCCAGTCGGCGATCCTGCCCCGCGGCGACCAGGCATATCCCGCGCCAGCGCACCTATATCAGTCCATCGGCTACCAGCCCGGCCCCCGCACCCTGCACTACACGCGGAACTGA
- a CDS encoding TetR/AcrR family transcriptional regulator: MWLTKLSERLLNNVVTETSQTRPRGRPPKSGGPATRDLLLGAALDRFARQGFAATTVRQIAADTGVRDSAIYGHFASKQAIYDALFEEAGPASFEALGIDVASLCAAGPRNAVPELVARVMDGWSEPRARRFLSVLLRDGTGDGGPGGLALAIEAARDRLQEPFLQWQRDGLVRSDIPARQLVWELFAPLQIPRLLHLRADTGDSDLAAARALVEDHVSFFLKCVITPERIN, encoded by the coding sequence GTGTGGTTGACAAAATTGAGTGAGCGCTTATTAAATAATGTGGTGACGGAGACTTCTCAGACCAGGCCACGCGGCCGTCCGCCCAAGAGCGGCGGTCCCGCCACCCGTGACCTATTGCTGGGTGCGGCGTTGGATCGGTTTGCCCGCCAAGGCTTTGCGGCGACGACCGTGCGGCAGATCGCCGCCGATACCGGGGTGCGTGACAGCGCGATCTACGGGCACTTCGCGAGCAAGCAGGCGATCTACGACGCACTGTTCGAAGAAGCAGGGCCGGCATCGTTCGAGGCGCTGGGAATCGACGTGGCTTCGCTGTGTGCGGCTGGTCCGCGTAACGCGGTGCCGGAATTGGTCGCCCGGGTGATGGACGGCTGGTCCGAGCCGAGGGCGCGGCGCTTCCTGAGCGTGCTGCTGCGCGACGGCACCGGCGACGGCGGGCCCGGCGGCTTGGCGCTCGCGATCGAAGCGGCCCGCGATCGGCTACAGGAACCGTTCCTGCAGTGGCAGCGCGACGGTCTCGTTCGCTCCGATATCCCGGCTCGGCAATTGGTCTGGGAACTGTTCGCGCCGTTGCAGATTCCCCGCCTGCTGCACTTGCGTGCTGACACCGGTGATTCCGACCTGGCGGCGGCCCGCGCGCTGGTCGAGGACCACGTGTCGTTCTTCCTGAAATGTGTCATCACCCCC